A stretch of Geotrypetes seraphini chromosome 2, aGeoSer1.1, whole genome shotgun sequence DNA encodes these proteins:
- the LOC117354484 gene encoding gastrula zinc finger protein XlCGF57.1-like isoform X1 yields MVLEVLNREGSKIVTPDIIFHIERGEEMYIKEEPESEEREIGESSCSDNDDLENSNPKTCFWKLRETSEGHKVLERDGEDRSCSDWVRNEYSSENEQRNSMGDATDSVESASNIIHTGDERRILTTEQQGLCDICGIVLKDPVMLKSHHQSRIKERLSICAHSGRTVSQKGDMQKEEKTPCIATECGGFSRKQDLMQHEEIKEVESLCTAAGDEKRFIKTENLTAYPNIHTGVQPFPCSKCGKSFWHKTNLVKHQKIHTGLRPFLCTTCNKGFFTSGLLISHEKIHTGERPFSCSECNKSFFQKKVLKMHQKIHTDEKPFSCTVCNKSFRHNIGLSKHQKIHLVEKPFLCSLCGKSFKLKLYLTTHQIIHHGEKSFSCAVCEKSFKRKSNLKIHQRIHTGERPFSCTVCEKSFRQKTGLTKHEKIHALERPFSCTVCGKSFKLKINLTTHYIIHTGEKSFSCSICDKKFNRKTNLTIHQRIHTDEKPFSCTVCDKSFRQKVGLTKHQKIHTGERPFSCPVCAKSFRLKIGLTTHLIIHTDERPFSCSQCDKRFNRKANLTTHEKIHTDEKPFSCSECDKSFRQKRALLKHQSSHTVLSLIH; encoded by the coding sequence ACAATGATGATCTGGAAAACAGTAATCCAAAGACATGTTTCTGGAAACTCAGGGAGACTTCAGAAGGGCACAAGGTCTTAGAAAGAGATGGAGAGGACCGTTCTTGTTCTGACTGGGTGAGGAACGAATACAGCTCAGAAAACGAGCAGAGAAATTCAATGGGAGACGCCACCGATAGTGTGGAAAGTGCTAGCAATATCATACACACAGGGGATGAACGCAGAATTCTGACAACAGAACAGCAAGGTTTGTGTGATATATGTGGGATAGTTCTCAAGGACCCCGTGATGCTGAAATCACATCACCAGTCTCGCATTAAAGAGAGACTATCTATCTGTGCACATAGTGGGAGAACCGTCAGCCAGAAGGGAGACAtgcagaaagaagagaaaaccccCTGCATAGCTACTGAATGTGGAGGTTTTAGCAGGAAGCAAGATTTAATGCAACATGAGGAAATCAAAGAAGTTGAGAGCCTGTGTACAGCTGCAGGTGATGAGAAACGCTTTATTAAAACAGAAAACCTCACAGCCTACCCCAATATTCACACAGGAGTGCAACCATTTCCCTGTTctaaatgtggtaaaagcttctgGCATAAGACAAACCTAGTAAAACACCAAAAAATCCATACGGGTCTGAGACCATTTTTGTGTACTACATGTAATAAGGGTTTCTTTACAAGCGGACTGCTAATATCACATGAAAAAATCCATACAGGAGAGAGACCCTTTTCCtgttctgaatgtaataaaagcttctttCAGAAAAAAGTTCTCAAAATGCATCAAAAAATCCATACTGAtgagaaaccattttcatgtactgtttgtaataaaagcttcaggcACAATATAGGTCTTTCAAAACATCAAAAAATCCACCTGGTTGAGAAGccatttttatgttctttgtgtggtaaaagcttcaagtTAAAGCTATACCTCACTACACATCAGATCATCCATCATGGTGAGAAATCATTTTCATGTGCTGTGTGTGAAAAGAGCTTTAAGCGGAAATCTAACCTGAAAATACATCAAAGAATTCACACGGGTGAGAGGCCATTTTCATGTACTGTGTGTGAGAAAAGCTTTAGGCAGAAGACAGGCCTCACAAAACATGAAAAAATCCACGCTCTTGAGAGGCCATTTTCATGTACCgtgtgtggtaaaagcttcaaacTAAAGATAAACCTCACCACACATTATATAATCCACACAGGTGAAAAATCATTTTCATGTTCTATATGTGATAAAAAGTTTAATAGGAAGACAAACCTCACAATCCATCAAAGAATCCATACGGATGAGAAACCTTTTTCATGTACTGTCTGTGATAAAAGCTTCAGGCAGAAGGTTGGCCTCACCAAACATCAGAAAATCCATACTGGCGAGAGACCATTTTCATGCCCCGTGTGTGCTAAAAGCTTCAGACTGAAGATAGGCCTCACAACACACCTGATAATCCATACTGATGAGAGACCGTTTTCATGTAGCCAATGTGATAAAAGATTCAATCGAAAGGCAAACCTTACAACACATGAAAAGATCCACACAGATGAGAAACCATTTTCATGctctgaatgtgataaaagcttcaggCAGAAGAGAGCCCTATTAAAACACCAGAGCAGTCATACAGTTCTGTCACTAATTCACTGA
- the LOC117354484 gene encoding gastrula zinc finger protein XlCGF57.1-like isoform X2, with the protein MYIKEEPESEEREIGESSCSDNDDLENSNPKTCFWKLRETSEGHKVLERDGEDRSCSDWVRNEYSSENEQRNSMGDATDSVESASNIIHTGDERRILTTEQQGLCDICGIVLKDPVMLKSHHQSRIKERLSICAHSGRTVSQKGDMQKEEKTPCIATECGGFSRKQDLMQHEEIKEVESLCTAAGDEKRFIKTENLTAYPNIHTGVQPFPCSKCGKSFWHKTNLVKHQKIHTGLRPFLCTTCNKGFFTSGLLISHEKIHTGERPFSCSECNKSFFQKKVLKMHQKIHTDEKPFSCTVCNKSFRHNIGLSKHQKIHLVEKPFLCSLCGKSFKLKLYLTTHQIIHHGEKSFSCAVCEKSFKRKSNLKIHQRIHTGERPFSCTVCEKSFRQKTGLTKHEKIHALERPFSCTVCGKSFKLKINLTTHYIIHTGEKSFSCSICDKKFNRKTNLTIHQRIHTDEKPFSCTVCDKSFRQKVGLTKHQKIHTGERPFSCPVCAKSFRLKIGLTTHLIIHTDERPFSCSQCDKRFNRKANLTTHEKIHTDEKPFSCSECDKSFRQKRALLKHQSSHTVLSLIH; encoded by the coding sequence ACAATGATGATCTGGAAAACAGTAATCCAAAGACATGTTTCTGGAAACTCAGGGAGACTTCAGAAGGGCACAAGGTCTTAGAAAGAGATGGAGAGGACCGTTCTTGTTCTGACTGGGTGAGGAACGAATACAGCTCAGAAAACGAGCAGAGAAATTCAATGGGAGACGCCACCGATAGTGTGGAAAGTGCTAGCAATATCATACACACAGGGGATGAACGCAGAATTCTGACAACAGAACAGCAAGGTTTGTGTGATATATGTGGGATAGTTCTCAAGGACCCCGTGATGCTGAAATCACATCACCAGTCTCGCATTAAAGAGAGACTATCTATCTGTGCACATAGTGGGAGAACCGTCAGCCAGAAGGGAGACAtgcagaaagaagagaaaaccccCTGCATAGCTACTGAATGTGGAGGTTTTAGCAGGAAGCAAGATTTAATGCAACATGAGGAAATCAAAGAAGTTGAGAGCCTGTGTACAGCTGCAGGTGATGAGAAACGCTTTATTAAAACAGAAAACCTCACAGCCTACCCCAATATTCACACAGGAGTGCAACCATTTCCCTGTTctaaatgtggtaaaagcttctgGCATAAGACAAACCTAGTAAAACACCAAAAAATCCATACGGGTCTGAGACCATTTTTGTGTACTACATGTAATAAGGGTTTCTTTACAAGCGGACTGCTAATATCACATGAAAAAATCCATACAGGAGAGAGACCCTTTTCCtgttctgaatgtaataaaagcttctttCAGAAAAAAGTTCTCAAAATGCATCAAAAAATCCATACTGAtgagaaaccattttcatgtactgtttgtaataaaagcttcaggcACAATATAGGTCTTTCAAAACATCAAAAAATCCACCTGGTTGAGAAGccatttttatgttctttgtgtggtaaaagcttcaagtTAAAGCTATACCTCACTACACATCAGATCATCCATCATGGTGAGAAATCATTTTCATGTGCTGTGTGTGAAAAGAGCTTTAAGCGGAAATCTAACCTGAAAATACATCAAAGAATTCACACGGGTGAGAGGCCATTTTCATGTACTGTGTGTGAGAAAAGCTTTAGGCAGAAGACAGGCCTCACAAAACATGAAAAAATCCACGCTCTTGAGAGGCCATTTTCATGTACCgtgtgtggtaaaagcttcaaacTAAAGATAAACCTCACCACACATTATATAATCCACACAGGTGAAAAATCATTTTCATGTTCTATATGTGATAAAAAGTTTAATAGGAAGACAAACCTCACAATCCATCAAAGAATCCATACGGATGAGAAACCTTTTTCATGTACTGTCTGTGATAAAAGCTTCAGGCAGAAGGTTGGCCTCACCAAACATCAGAAAATCCATACTGGCGAGAGACCATTTTCATGCCCCGTGTGTGCTAAAAGCTTCAGACTGAAGATAGGCCTCACAACACACCTGATAATCCATACTGATGAGAGACCGTTTTCATGTAGCCAATGTGATAAAAGATTCAATCGAAAGGCAAACCTTACAACACATGAAAAGATCCACACAGATGAGAAACCATTTTCATGctctgaatgtgataaaagcttcaggCAGAAGAGAGCCCTATTAAAACACCAGAGCAGTCATACAGTTCTGTCACTAATTCACTGA